In Saccharomonospora marina XMU15, one genomic interval encodes:
- a CDS encoding catalase, whose product MAQEPRDDKDRQLGDFRVSDDDTLLTTQQGVRVDHTDDSLTVGERGPTLLEDFHFREKLTHFDHERIPERVVHARGTGAYGHFQPYDDWLAEYTMADFLRDPTKRTPVFVRFSTVAGSRGSADTVRDVRGFATKFYTDAGNYDLVGNNMPVFFIHDGIKFPDFVHAVKPEPHNEIPQAQSAHDTLWDFVSLQPETMHMMMWLMSDRALPRSYRMMQGFGVHTFRLVNADGRGTFVKFHWKPLLGTHSLVWDETQKIAGKDPDYNRRDLWDAIEAGQYPEYELGVQLVDEADEFAFDFDLLDPTKIIPEEQVPVRPVGRMVLDRNPDNFFAETEQIAFHTANVVPGIDFTNDPLLQARNFSYLDTQLIRLGGPNFAQLPVNRPVAEVHNNQRDGYGQLRINQGKTSYHKNTLGGGCPAIADGSAFSHYAEKVEGHKIRKRSESFKDYYSQATLFWNSMSEVEAEHIVAAFRFELGKVEHKQIRARVVEHLNHVDHDLAVRVAKGIGVPPPADESTPNHGRSSPALSQLNAPMDRADTRRVAVLAAAGVDGPGTRRLVEALDRHGVVAEVLAPVDGELPGADGGISADRALNTMASVLYDAVVVASGPDSAATLARDGYAVHFVTEAYKHAKPVAAFGSGMELLRTGEIIERLADSTEVVDDRGVITTTAEGEALPDDFVARLTDRLARHRAWERATESVPA is encoded by the coding sequence ATGGCGCAAGAACCTCGTGACGACAAGGATCGACAACTCGGCGATTTCCGAGTCAGCGACGACGACACGCTGCTGACGACACAGCAAGGAGTTCGGGTCGACCACACCGATGACTCCCTCACCGTGGGCGAGCGCGGCCCGACCTTGCTGGAGGACTTCCACTTCAGGGAGAAGCTCACCCACTTCGACCACGAACGCATCCCCGAGCGCGTGGTCCACGCCAGGGGTACTGGCGCATACGGCCACTTCCAGCCCTACGACGACTGGCTCGCCGAATACACCATGGCCGACTTCCTTCGCGACCCGACCAAGCGAACCCCGGTGTTCGTACGGTTCTCCACCGTCGCAGGCTCTCGAGGCTCGGCCGACACCGTACGCGACGTTCGCGGCTTCGCGACGAAGTTCTACACCGACGCGGGCAACTACGACCTCGTCGGCAACAACATGCCGGTGTTCTTCATTCACGACGGAATCAAGTTCCCCGACTTCGTCCACGCCGTGAAACCGGAGCCGCACAACGAGATCCCGCAGGCACAGTCGGCGCACGACACGCTGTGGGACTTCGTCTCCCTGCAACCGGAGACGATGCACATGATGATGTGGCTGATGTCCGACCGGGCGCTGCCCCGCAGCTACCGGATGATGCAGGGCTTCGGCGTGCACACCTTCCGGCTGGTCAACGCCGACGGCAGGGGCACGTTCGTGAAGTTCCACTGGAAGCCGCTACTCGGCACGCACTCGCTGGTGTGGGACGAGACGCAGAAGATCGCGGGCAAGGACCCCGACTACAACCGTCGCGACCTGTGGGACGCCATCGAAGCCGGGCAGTACCCCGAGTACGAGCTGGGCGTGCAACTCGTCGACGAGGCCGACGAGTTCGCGTTCGACTTCGACCTGCTGGACCCGACCAAGATCATCCCGGAGGAGCAGGTTCCGGTCCGGCCCGTCGGCCGCATGGTGCTCGATCGCAACCCGGACAACTTCTTCGCCGAGACAGAGCAGATCGCCTTCCACACCGCCAACGTGGTGCCGGGGATCGACTTCACCAACGACCCGCTGCTGCAGGCCCGCAACTTCTCCTATCTGGACACTCAGCTGATCCGGCTCGGCGGGCCGAACTTCGCGCAGCTACCGGTGAACCGGCCGGTGGCCGAGGTGCACAACAACCAGCGCGACGGGTACGGCCAGCTGCGGATTAACCAGGGGAAGACGTCGTACCACAAGAACACCCTCGGCGGCGGCTGCCCCGCGATCGCCGACGGCAGCGCGTTCTCGCACTACGCCGAGAAGGTCGAGGGCCACAAGATCCGCAAGCGCAGCGAGAGCTTCAAGGACTACTACTCGCAAGCCACGCTGTTCTGGAACAGCATGTCCGAGGTCGAGGCCGAGCACATCGTCGCGGCCTTCCGGTTCGAGCTGGGCAAGGTTGAGCACAAGCAGATCAGGGCCCGGGTCGTGGAGCACCTCAACCACGTCGATCACGACTTGGCCGTGCGGGTGGCCAAGGGCATCGGCGTGCCCCCTCCCGCCGACGAGAGCACACCGAACCACGGCCGTTCCTCGCCCGCGCTGTCACAGCTGAACGCGCCGATGGACCGCGCGGACACCCGCAGGGTCGCCGTACTGGCCGCCGCGGGTGTCGACGGCCCGGGTACGCGGCGCCTTGTCGAGGCACTCGACCGGCACGGTGTCGTCGCCGAGGTTCTCGCGCCCGTCGACGGGGAGCTACCGGGCGCCGACGGCGGCATCTCCGCGGACAGGGCGTTGAACACCATGGCCTCGGTGCTCTACGACGCCGTCGTGGTGGCATCAGGCCCGGACAGCGCCGCCACGCTTGCCCGTGACGGCTACGCCGTGCATTTCGTCACCGAGGCCTACAAGCACGCCAAACCGGTAGCGGCATTCGGGTCCGGCATGGAACTGCTTCGCACCGGCGAGATCATCGAACGGCTCGCCGACAGCACCGAGGTGGTGGACGACCGTGGCGTGATCACCACGACCGCGGAGGGCGAGGCGCTGCCCGACGACTTCGTCGCCCGGCTCACCGACCGGCTGGCCCGCCACCGCGCCTGGGAGCGGGCCACCGAGTCCGTGCCCGCGTGA
- a CDS encoding SSI family serine proteinase inhibitor, with amino-acid sequence MSMIAAGSLAACTLTALCAGGPNLPAESSLSLSLRGTDGVTRSVHLTCEPDTGTHPRAHQACAALEAADGDFDRLPELQRQCTMIYSPVRAHARGHWKGESVRFTTEYSNPCFADARSGGVFGF; translated from the coding sequence ATGTCCATGATCGCTGCCGGATCGCTCGCCGCGTGCACGCTCACCGCGCTGTGCGCGGGCGGGCCGAACCTACCCGCCGAGTCGTCCCTGTCCCTCTCCCTGCGAGGCACCGACGGTGTCACTCGCTCCGTCCACCTGACCTGCGAACCCGACACGGGAACGCACCCGAGGGCCCACCAGGCCTGCGCCGCTCTCGAGGCGGCCGACGGCGACTTCGATCGGCTGCCCGAACTCCAGCGGCAGTGCACGATGATCTACTCCCCGGTGCGCGCCCATGCGCGTGGTCACTGGAAGGGCGAATCGGTCCGCTTCACCACCGAGTACTCCAACCCATGCTTCGCCGACGCCCGCTCGGGTGGGGTGTTCGGCTTCTGA